The Oxobacter pfennigii genome has a window encoding:
- a CDS encoding putative ABC transporter permease gives MHKFIDMILFFSIYSFMGWAMESIFAVIKERKFINRGFLTGFFCPIYGFGAVIIIQSSKWVFSIFGNHYAGPMVNILLAVILVTVLEYITGFLLERIFNCKWWDYSSDALNFHGYICLKYSLLWGLLSFLLMQVVHPVILRTVSLIPANVKSHLAIFLLLYFMADTVKSVGDALDLRNVILNYSNISVNGYYKKIIRYKRLFLAFPRLLILNAGIINLDIRSILNDRMDKLKVKLKSKFLL, from the coding sequence ATGCATAAGTTTATAGATATGATTCTGTTTTTTTCTATTTACTCCTTTATGGGGTGGGCAATGGAGTCAATATTTGCAGTCATTAAAGAGAGGAAGTTTATAAACAGGGGCTTTTTAACAGGTTTTTTTTGTCCCATTTATGGGTTTGGAGCTGTTATAATTATCCAGTCCTCAAAATGGGTTTTTAGTATTTTCGGAAACCATTATGCCGGGCCTATGGTTAATATATTGCTTGCCGTGATTTTAGTTACTGTACTGGAATATATTACAGGGTTTCTTTTAGAAAGAATTTTTAACTGCAAATGGTGGGATTACAGCAGTGATGCCTTAAATTTTCATGGATACATCTGCCTCAAATATTCGCTTCTGTGGGGCTTGTTATCCTTTTTGCTTATGCAGGTTGTGCACCCTGTAATTTTAAGGACGGTTTCTTTAATACCGGCAAATGTAAAAAGCCATCTTGCCATATTTCTGCTTTTGTATTTTATGGCAGATACAGTTAAGTCCGTTGGGGACGCTCTGGATTTAAGGAACGTTATTTTAAATTACTCTAATATTTCCGTCAATGGCTATTATAAAAAAATTATTCGGTATAAGAGGCTTTTTCTTGCATTTCCCCGGTTGTTAATTTTAAATGCCGGCATTATAAACCTTGATATAAGGAGCATACTTAATGATAGAATGGATAAGCTCAAAGTTAAACTTAAAAGCAAATTTCTCCTTTAA
- a CDS encoding TetR/AcrR family transcriptional regulator — protein MVNEPEKVNQAQKIISAAFKCISVKGYANVSLRDIADEAGVVLSQLNYYYKNKEGLFTEIIKRMAQQYLSEVEEILKKGQSEKERISSLIEYFQRLLRKNPELFKLLFDLTSMALWSASLKELLNDFFNKVANLIEKYIISEFSVKEKFKYSSPVTLSRMMLGALFGTSIQVMLADEKEDMIYSLSTMKVLFE, from the coding sequence ATGGTCAATGAACCAGAAAAGGTGAATCAAGCTCAAAAAATAATCAGCGCTGCTTTTAAATGCATATCCGTAAAAGGATATGCAAATGTTTCGCTAAGAGATATTGCAGATGAAGCGGGCGTGGTATTAAGCCAATTGAACTATTATTATAAAAATAAAGAAGGATTGTTTACGGAAATAATAAAAAGAATGGCCCAACAGTATTTGAGCGAAGTTGAAGAAATTTTGAAAAAGGGACAATCGGAAAAGGAAAGGATATCCAGCCTCATTGAATATTTTCAAAGATTGCTGAGAAAAAATCCCGAGCTTTTTAAGCTTCTTTTTGATTTAACCAGCATGGCTCTATGGTCGGCATCTTTAAAAGAACTTTTAAATGACTTTTTTAATAAAGTAGCTAATTTAATAGAGAAATATATTATCAGCGAGTTTTCCGTTAAAGAAAAATTCAAATACAGCTCTCCTGTGACACTATCCCGAATGATGCTGGGTGCTCTGTTCGGTACTTCCATACAAGTGATGCTGGCTGATGAAAAAGAGGATATGATTTATTCCTTATCAACAATGAAGGTACTCTTCGAATAA
- a CDS encoding rhodanese-like domain-containing protein encodes MSHRRSRMIKTISPSEVKRRLSFDKDITLVDVRTPPEYVEGHIPGSILLPLEMLETFAEEKMPNKNAIIVVYCELGRKSAAAAFMLHNLGYRNIYNMGGIIGWPYETETGM; translated from the coding sequence ATGAGTCATAGAAGGAGCAGAATGATAAAAACCATTTCTCCTTCGGAGGTCAAAAGAAGGCTTTCTTTTGATAAAGATATAACACTTGTAGATGTGAGGACTCCTCCTGAATATGTTGAAGGACATATACCGGGCAGTATATTGCTGCCCTTAGAAATGCTGGAGACGTTTGCCGAAGAAAAAATGCCTAATAAAAATGCAATCATAGTTGTTTACTGTGAACTGGGAAGGAAAAGCGCCGCAGCGGCATTTATGCTTCATAACTTAGGGTATAGAAATATATACAATATGGGAGGAATAATAGGCTGGCCTTATGAGACTGAAACGGGAATGTGA